The proteins below are encoded in one region of Dioscorea cayenensis subsp. rotundata cultivar TDr96_F1 chromosome 18, TDr96_F1_v2_PseudoChromosome.rev07_lg8_w22 25.fasta, whole genome shotgun sequence:
- the LOC120282913 gene encoding uncharacterized protein LOC120282913: MASKRGASILILRTITFIFLIISIVILTTDSIDLGDTKGTFKDVHAYRYVLSVAVIGCAYTLLQLPFATYYAFEEKHMIRDDLLLGFFHFADLVAALLFATGVGAGFGLTVEAKIYLGKDFKELDDFLDKILISTGFLLGATITLAIIVLLKKRERLLRLILVVNKMASKKTWGITVLLLWLLTFASLVASIIIIATDNVDFGGGAKLHFKDIYAYRYILSVAVIGATYALIQILFASYYVQNGNHLVRDDQAVLLLHFADLVIALLLATGVGVGYGFTVEQKRFSGDGNNEIDKFLDKALISTSFILLATLCLGALILIKK, encoded by the exons ATGGCATCTAAGAGAGGTGCAAGCATACTAATTCTAAGGACCATCACCTTCATCTTCCTAATAATCTCCATTGTTATCCTTACCACTGATAGCATTGACTTAGGAGACACTAAAGGCACCTTCAAAGATGTTCATGCTTACAG GTATGTTCTTTCTGTGGCTGTGATTGGATGTGCATATACTCTTCTTCAGTTACCATTTGCTACTTATTATGCTTTTGAGGAAAAGCATATGATCCGTGATGATCTTCTTTTGGGATTCTTTCATTTTGCTGATTTG GTTGCAGCATTATTATTTGCAACAGGAGTTGGAGCAGGATTTGGACTCACAGTTGAAGCAAAGATTTATTTAGGAAAGGATTTTAAAGAACTTGATGATTTCTTGGACAAGATATTGATCTCCactggttttcttcttggagCTACAATTACCTTGGCCATTATTGTTCttcttaaaaaa agagaaagattattaagattaatattaGTAGTTAACAAAATGGCTTCAAAGAAGACATGGGGAATCACAGTGCTTCTCTTATGGCTTCTCACTTTTGCTTCTCTTGTGGCTTCAATCATCATCATAGCAACAGATAATGTTGATTTTGGAGGAGGAGCTAAACTTCATTTCAAAGACATTTATGCTTATAG ATATATTCTTTCGGTAGCTGTGATTGGAGCAACATATGCTCTCATTCAAATCTTATTTGCTTCCTATTATGTTCAAAATGGAAACCATCTCGTGCGTGATGATCAAGCGGTTTTGTTACTTCATTTCGCTGATTTG GTGATTGCTTTGTTGCTTGCAACTGGAGTTGGAGTGGGATATGGTTTCACAGTGGAACAAAAGAGATTCTCTGGAGATGGCAACAATGAGATTGATAAGTTCTTGGACAAGGCTTTGATTTCCACCAGTTTTATTCTCTTGGCTACACTTTGTTTGGGAGCATTAATCCTCatcaaaaaatag